AAATCCAAAATGTAGCACTCGATGAGGCAAGGCCTTGCGCCTGATATGTTATTCACCCTGATCCTCTTCATCTCTTCATAAAAAGCCATTTCAGGCGGGCTTGGTCGATCTTGACCAAAAATATCAATAAAAATCGCATCCCCGCCTCATGTTTTCGGAGTCGCCCGCttcggcaaagcctgcttgGCCCGCGGAGTAGCCCTGTGGTCGAATGGTGTTATTGAGCCAGACTTTCGTCCTGCGCCACCTAGGTTACTCCACAGTCTCTGTGCTGCTGGTGTCAGACCCCCCGTAACCCTAGGACTGCTGGGGAACTTTGGCACTGGCGTCTTGACCTCCTTGCCCACCATGCCTATCCTGGATGCGGTCCGACGCGACTCTGCGATCCTGTCAACCATCCGATGATGCAGGTCCTCCCTTTTCCTGCGATCCTGCAACTTAAACGGGTTTGCAGTAGTGTCACCACCGTTAAGACTGAGGATCGACTCTGTCGGCTTCTTGGCAGGCTCTGGAGCCGGATCCTCATCATCGACAAAGGCATATCCATTCACCCGTGGTGTCTCACTGCCGCCCGTAGCAGAATCCTGGTCTGCTGGTCTTGGCCGGCCTGCGATCGCATCACGCATAGCAGACAATGTTGGTGACGGCGGACGAGACGGACCCTGCTGAACGACAATATCGGGATTCGGAGCCCTTGTGTTGGCATACACAATCTCCTTGGGTGGTGCCCTTGATGCCGCCTCAGCCCGTTCGGCTATGGTCTCCATGGCATCCTCCACACCATCGGGCTTGAACATGAGATCGTTCCTCGGCTGCCACTTCCAGTACTCGGGTGCAGCTTTCCTATCATCTTTGTCCTTGATGGCTAATTGCATCTTTTTGTAACCATCGTCTGCTAGACTTCTCGTCTTGCTGATCCTCTCCTCGACCTCTTTCTGCTTCAACTGCATCTTTGAAGGCAGTTTATTGCCGGTCCAGAGCCACGCGTACTTCTCGGCCTTTTTCTGATTCTGTTTGTCCAGAAGTTTGTAGAAACTTTCATTGTCTTCGCTGGTATACTGGGACTGGAACGCGGCGAGACCCAAACTCGTGTCGACATGTGACTTTTCGGGCCCCGCGGTCGACGCTGCTGGAGTTGAATTAACAGATGCGGGTGTATCGCCTAGAAAGCTCCTGGGTGTATCTCCTGGCTGTGTTGCAGTGATAGCCGATGGCATGCGCCACCGACCCGGTGTCATGACATTTTTCAATCGCTTCGTCGCGCTGGATATCCATTCCTCGTCCTTGGATTCTAGGGCGTCCAAATATTCCTGCTGCGTTTGGCTTTCGAGAAGACCGGGGAAGAAATCGCGGGCGATGATTTGGGAGAGCGCCTCCGTATAGGTAACTTCGTCGAGCACATTCTTTGGCCGCTTTATTCGCTtcgccggtggcggcggcggcataaGATCTGTATCGGTTCGCTTGCGAACGAGGGCCTTGAATTCCGTTTCGGCCATCTTCGATTACTGTTAGGGTATTGGCGCTTTCTCAAAAAAGCAGTGTGCGCGATGACTTGTAAAGCGAGCAGCAAATGGCGAGGATGAATAGCCAAGCCCAATGACAATCATGGGAATCAAAAGTAACAAGAAGCACCGCTGTGGTCACCAGGAGCTAAGCATCCGGCGCCCCACTTCCCTCGATATAGCCATCCAATTAACGTTGGTTACCAGCAAGCCAGGTACCTCGAGTTGAGCCTTACGCCCATTCGTACCGTTTTAGGTACAGTAGCATCGAAACGGAGCGAACCGCCCCACGCAAACCCGCCGCGCAGTCCCTCAATCCCCCGCCGCAAGAGGGACTGCTCCGAAAGCCCTTCCAAAAAGTTCTACCGTTGCCTATATTGCTACGAGCCGAGGGTGACCCGGCGTCGCTCAGTGAATATAATTCTCAAATCGCGGTTCCAAGGTTCAGCTGTGTCCGGCGCGCGCTTCGCCTCTGCTTCAACCTTCAAGCTTCAGCCCCATAACGGCTCAGTGTGCATAGTGTCTAGCTAGTATAGCAAAAAGCTCAATCAAGATGGCAGACCCCAAGGCGCAAGCAACCGAGTTGAAGAATCAGGGAAACAAGGCATTTCAGTCCCACGACTGGCCGAAAGCTATTGAGCTTTATACTCAGGCCATCGAGTTGAATCCGGAAGAGCCGACCCTGTATTCGAACCGAGCTCAGGTGCGCATTCTCACCGTTgcttttattttcctttttggtgATGCCCCGCCAAGGCTGATTTCCATCTGCTCGCGTGACTGAAACTGATATACCCTCCTTTACCATGATTAGGCCTACCTGAAGACGGAAGCGTATGGATATGCCGTCGCCGACGCTACCAAGGCGATCGAGCTGAACCCAGGATTTGTTAAGGTATGCTCAATCTTGTTTGCCACCCGCAGCCGTGCGCATCGGGGCATAATGGATACAGgggactgactgactgaccgCGATGCGCCACAGGCATACTATCGCCGAGCGATCGCCAATACGGCCATACTACGCCCCCGCGACGCTCTCAAGGACTTCAAGTCGTGTGTCAAGATCGACCCAGGCAACAAAGATGCCAAGCTCAAGCTGGTCGAGTGCCAAAAGGTGGTGCGCCAACTTGACTTCTATGCCGCTATCGAGGTTGGAGACGAGCCGTCGGCTGCCGCTGGCCTCGACGTTGCCTCAATAGCAGTTGAGCCCGACTACGACGGTGTCAAGCTGGGCGACGAGATGACACAGGAGTTCATCGACGACATGACAGAGCGCTTCAAGACCGGCAAGAAGATCCACAAGAAATATGTTTACCAAATCATCATAGCCGTCAAGGATATTGTTTACAACGAGCCTACAATGGTTGAGGTTGACGTACCCGAGGATGTAACCCTCACTGTGTGTGGAGATACCCACGGTATGTATTCAGCCCGAGGATTTTGCAGGGATTGCAGATACAGCTCGCTAACACCCCAGAACCGTGTAGGCCAATACTTTGACCTTATGGAGCTCTTCAGGCTCAACGGTACACCATCAGAGAAGCACTGGTACTTGTTCAACGGAGATTTTGTCGACAGGGGCTCTTGGTCTACCGAGATCGCACTGCTTTTGTATGCGAACAAATGGCTTCGCCCGAAGCAGTTCTTTCTGAACCGTGGAAACCATGAGACAGACGACATGAACCGTGCCTACGGTTTTGAGGGAGAGTGCAAGGCCAAGTACAACGAGAGGTAAGTTTCAACAGTATTCGTACAGCCCGATACAGGCATGTGACCAAACCAATGCTGACGGCTTGATAATCACAACAGGACGTTTAAGCTGTTCTCCGAGAGTTTCTCGGCCTTGCCCCTGGCGACTTTGATCGGCCACAAATTCTTTGTCCTCCATGGAGGGCTCTTCTCAGATGACAATGTCACCCTGGACGACATCCGGAAGCTCGACAGGCATAAGCAGCGTCAGCCAGGCCAGGCCGGTCTGATGATGGAGATGCTATGGACGGATCCTCAGCCAGAGCCAGGCAGAGGCCCAAGTAAGCGTGGTGTGGGCATGCAGTTTGGTCCTGACGTCACTGCCAGGTTCTGTGAAAAGAACGGCCTCGAGGCCATCATCCGAAGCCACGAGGTGCGCATGGATGGTTACGAGGAAGAGCACAACGGAAAGTGTATCACAGGTACGAGATGTGACCTTGCGTGTTCTTGTTCGAGAGTCTTCCTTGCATGTCGGATGGCAAGACTAACGTGATCTATCTTGGTATTAGTTTTCTCGGCACCAAAGTACTGCGACATGACGGAAAACAGGGGCGCTTACATCAATATCAAATCCGATTACAAGTTGCAATTCCACCAATTCGACGCGGTCCCGCATCCCAACATCAGGCCAATGGTAAGCTTGTTCTCTTAATCGTACCAACAGAGCCACTCATATACTGACAACCACCGTAGGCCTATGCACAAAATTCGCTCATGTCTTCGTTGATGTGAGAAGGCAGTCGTGTATCTTGTACAGCCTCATTGATCGATGGGGCTACTGGATCCTTCGCTTGCATAGACCAAAAAAGATATCGTTGGTAGCATTtccccgggcgttatcttgGTTCTCAGGTTTGGCGTGTGGCGTTTAATGGTGGTTGGAGAAAGGTCTCTAAAGCCAGATGGGCTTGCCGAAGTCTGTAGCATAGCCTTGACGAATACACAAAACCGCTGGGTGGTGTTTTCACTCCAACGAAATGGTAAAATGGGATTCGGTAGCCAAGTTGGGTCGATACCGCGACAGCCGGCGTGTTCCATTCGTCCTTTCAAGAGGCGCCGATACATTACGAAATCCACAGTGACTGCTGCTCACTCCTCCCAAGAAGACTGCCTAACCAGTCTCCTGCAGCCAGAATCCTCATGCCAGTGGTGACCCCGGACTGTACGGCACCGGGCCACGAGGTCACGGCGGCCGAGAAACGGCCCAAGTCCGGACCCGACAAACGGACCCAAAACTCGCCCTTGGCCTCATCCACCTTTAGCACATCGATAGTAACGGCCGCACCTGTGGCCCCAAGGAATTGCTGCATGGCAATTGCGCAGTACGACCGGGCTTGTAGGGCGTCCAGGCTTGGTTGCTTGCCAGGGTCGTCGGACTGCATGCGCAGGTGAGCGTATGCATATGCTGGCTTCTTAACGGTGCAAGAAAATATTTCGTAGGATTTGGAGGCAGAATTCTGTGATGGTTTGGCGGTTGACACAAATGTCGTTGAGACATCTACCATTGTGGTGTCTCCTGATTCCATTTTGAGgtgcttgttttcttttttcctcttttcccCCAACAAAAACCTGAACAAAAAGTAATGATAATTCTGAGGGACGATGGGT
The Pyricularia oryzae 70-15 chromosome 1, whole genome shotgun sequence DNA segment above includes these coding regions:
- a CDS encoding serine/threonine-protein phosphatase 5, with amino-acid sequence MADPKAQATELKNQGNKAFQSHDWPKAIELYTQAIELNPEEPTLYSNRAQAYLKTEAYGYAVADATKAIELNPGFVKAYYRRAIANTAILRPRDALKDFKSCVKIDPGNKDAKLKLVECQKVVRQLDFYAAIEVGDEPSAAAGLDVASIAVEPDYDGVKLGDEMTQEFIDDMTERFKTGKKIHKKYVYQIIIAVKDIVYNEPTMVEVDVPEDVTLTVCGDTHGQYFDLMELFRLNGTPSEKHWYLFNGDFVDRGSWSTEIALLLYANKWLRPKQFFLNRGNHETDDMNRAYGFEGECKAKYNERTFKLFSESFSALPLATLIGHKFFVLHGGLFSDDNVTLDDIRKLDRHKQRQPGQAGLMMEMLWTDPQPEPGRGPSKRGVGMQFGPDVTARFCEKNGLEAIIRSHEVRMDGYEEEHNGKCITVFSAPKYCDMTENRGAYINIKSDYKLQFHQFDAVPHPNIRPMAYAQNSLMSSLM